Below is a genomic region from Triticum dicoccoides isolate Atlit2015 ecotype Zavitan chromosome 5A, WEW_v2.0, whole genome shotgun sequence.
ACAAATGATCCATCCGTAGATAGTGCAACCCATCCTATGGGAGGTTTTGGCCAAGGTGCACGTTGAGCATTAACAGGAGCCGAGGTGACCACCTGTTCATCCATGGACATTTTTCCTTTAACAATATCATCGATGTTGTACTTCTGGGCTTGATCGAATGAAGATAGATAGCTGCACAAAAAGTCTTTTGTGATCTCAAGGGGTGGAATGACTTTGTGATGTAGTTGGTCATTCCGTAAGGACCATATACGCCAAAGCAACATGATTATCATGGTGCGTATCTTCTCAGTCCTATTAGCAAGCAGGGACATTAACCATTCCGACCCCGTGTTGATTAGCTCATCATTAGTTGGTAGTGGCCACACCTGTCTCATCGTATGCCATACCAAGACAGAACCTGGACAAGTTATTAACGCATGAAATGAGTCATCCTTAGCATCTCCGCACAGCCAGCAAGTTTCAGAGTCGCTGATGTGATGCTTTGCTTTGCATGCAGCAGTAGCCAGCGTGCCTACCGATACTTTCCATGCAAAAGTACGCATTTTATGTGGTACTCGGGCCTGCCACACCCAATTCCAACAGGGGCGATCCCCCTCGGGCCTAGAGCTACTAGCTCCTTCGTTGTGACACTGCATGTGCTCCTGCATCGCCCAATGGTAGGCTGTTTTGACCGAGAATTGCCCAAACTTTCCCGGAAACCATGCAAGAAAATCATCATCATGGCTGGGTGAAGTTCGAATACTCCGTATCACTTGCACGTCCACCGCCCAAAAATGTTCAATGAGAAGATCAATATTCTAGTTACCTCTAtgatcaagaaactcagaaactCTGTTAAGTCGACATCTCCTTTTTGGCGTAATTCGTTTTAGCGAAGGCCCTCTAGGGATCCATGGATCTCGCCAAGTCCTGATACTATTGCTGTTACCCACTTTCCATATCATACCTTTTTTCACCAGCTCTAGCCCATGTTCTATACCTCTCCAGACAGCAGAAGCATTGCCAGTAAACACAGTGTCCACCAAGCTACCAGAAGGGTAATATTTGGCACACAACAGTCTCGCGACTAGACTTCCAGGGTGCTCAATTAATCTCCACACCTGCTTTGCTAGGAGAGCTTGGTTAAAAGCTCTCATGTCCCTAAAACTCATTCCACCCATAGCTTTGGGTAGTATCATTTTATCCCAAGCAAGCCATGCCATTTTCCTCTTTCCATTCTCCACACCCCACCAGTATTGCcttatcatgcgagtcaggtcatcACAGACTGGCATGGGCAATTTAAAAACACTCATGACATATGTAGGTATTGCTTGTGCAACCGCCTTAATAAGAACTTCTTTACTTGCCATGGACATATACCTCTCGCTCCAATCCACTAGCCTCTTACTCAACTTGGCTTGAAGTGGTTCTAATTTACCTTTGCTCATTCTCCCTTCTGGGACTAGAAGACCCAGGTACTTTGGTTCAAATACTTCCTGAGTAACTCCCAATATACTTTTAACTTCATTTGAGATCGTCGTTGGGCAATTGTCCGCAAACAAGATGGAACACTTTGTCGGGTTAATGAGTTGTCCCATAGCCTCCGCATATGTGTTCAACACCCCTTTGACAATTGTCGCTTGGTCAGAACTCTCATGAAAGAAAAGCAATGTATCATCTGCAAACAGAAGATGAGAAATATCTGGAGCTCTTCTACATATCTTCAACTCTTCTAGGCCATCATCATGAATTGCTTTATGTAACAAGGACAATAAAGCATCagccacaaaaagaaataaaaagggtggCAAAGGATCACCTTGTCGAAGTCCCCTTGTCGGTGTAAACTGGGACAACAATTTCCCATTAAACTTGACTGAATACTTCACTGATTTAACACATTCCATGATACGGCTCACCCATGTGCCAGAGAAGCCCCACTTCAAAAGAGCCTTCTCCAAGAAATCCCAATCCACACGATCATAAGCCTTCGAAAGATCTAACTTGTACGCGCAATAGTTCTGACTTTGATGAGCAGATTGGATATGATGTATACACTCGAAGGCAATTATTGTATTATCAGTGATAAGTCTCCCAGGTATGAAAGCACTTTGGTTCTCCGAAATAAGGTCCGCCAGTAAAGGACACAGTCGGTCTACCAAACATTTGGAAACAATCTTATATATGACATTACAAAGACTAATAGGTCTAAAATCCTTCAGGTCAGCCGGAGAATTTACCTTAGGGATAAGAACTATAGCTGTGTCATTAATTCCTGCGGGCATCTTCCCGGTTACAAAAAATTCCAGTACAGTTGTTGTAATTTCCTCCTTCAATACGTTCAGTTACGCTGAAAAAACCTTGCCGGGAAGCCATCCGGTCCCGGCGCCTTAATTGGACCAATTTGGAACAACGCATCCGCCACTTCCTTCTCTGTAAAGGGCGCATCAAGCAAATCATTCATCTGTTGTGTAACTTTTGTATCAATGCACCCTAATAGAGCCTCACATGACAAAGTAGGATCCCTGGTGTACAACTCCTGAAAATAAGAGCTGGCCATGCGCTCCATATCACTAGGAACAGAACTCCAAGTACCATCACTTTTACGCAGGCGCCGGATATAATTCTTTCTAGCTCGCCATACTGCCTTTCTATGGAAATAATGTGTGTTCATGTCCCCCTCCTTTAACCAAGCAATGCGCGAGCGTTGATGCCACAACATCTCCTCGCAATACAAAAGTTTGTCCAGAACAAACATCTTTTCTTTGATCACCGCTTTCTCTGCATTATTTAATTGCAAATCCTCTAGTTCTGTTCGCAAGCGTTCAATCTGTTTAGATACATGACCAAAGTGCTCTCGACTCCATTCCTTCAATTCTGTCTTAACTGTTTTGAGATTGGCAGCAACCTCTCCTAAGTTGCTAGCTTTCTTTTTAGACCAAGCATTAGCTATTACTCCGGGAAGAGCAGAATGCCTTTCCCACATAATTTCGTATCGTGCACCACTTCTCTCTCGAGTGTCCGGTTCCTGCGGTTCCATCTGGATCAACAACGGTGCATGGTCCGAAACTGGCGACACAGGATGTCACACTCGAGCGGCTGGGAACAAGTCTCTCCAAGCCTCATCCGAACACCCACGGTCTAAACGTACTTGGACGTTCCTATTGCCGAACTGATTGTTATTGTATGTGAAAGGGACTCCCACAAATCCCATATGCATCAACTCGCATACTTCCAAACAATCACGAAATGCCTCCATCTAAGCCGGGCTACGCTGTGTACTCGAAAGATGTTCATGCTGCCACATACATTCATTGAAGTCTCCACATACAAGCCACAGATCATTTGAAACCCCTCTCAACCTAGTAAGGTGATCCCACATGATCCTTCTATTCTCCACCCGAGGTTCTCCATAAATGAATGTAACCCGCCATTTTTTATCTATACCAAGATCAAATACGTGTACATCTATGAATCTTGCACAAGCCTCCAGAACTGTCACCTGGAGCGTCTCCTCCCAAAACAGACCAAGTCCACCACCTTTCCCAACTGAATCAACATCTCGAAAGCCACGGAGCCCAAGTCTCCATCGCAGTTTCTCCACTTTTACAACAGCCTGTCTCATCTAGCAGAGAAAGACAAGTCGGGGTGAATTAGCCCTAACAAGGGCCAGTAAGTCACGAACTGTCCGACGGTTCCCCACGCCCCGTCAGTTCCAAACAAGGTGATTCATTGCTACCGACAGTACTCCTCCAAAGAGCCCGTCGATATgctaagattgttcttctcctcaaATTGAGTTTTTGCTCTCTTGCTATCTTGGCTGCTTCGGCGCAGCACACCTTCTTGAAACAATCCCAAAACAAAACCAAATCTCTGTCCAGGCTGTCCGGATCAGCGGCACCTGCACGTACTAACCATACAATCACAAGCAGCCACTCCAGCAGGACAACACAACAACGCAAAGACTCTGATGGTCCGCGTACTGGAAAAAACACTAGACGACCTGAAGGAGCCGGCTAGGAAATCGATAAAACGTCCAGGCATGAAGCTGCGTTCATGGACGGGACGGAGAAAAGCAGCTGATTTGATGAAGCAAATTGGCTGGAGATGATTACGATCGCCCTACCGCCATGCGGCCGGAGGGGTCGGAGAAGCGGCGGCGTCAACGCGGCCGCCGaagtggcggccggcggcggccgcgCACGCAAGACCTAGATCGCCTTTTTTGTCGCCACAGCCCACATACCGGTTCGCTGATAAACCACACTTCTCCTCAACCATAATTACGTAAGCAACAAATATGAAGACTCTAAGTTTCAGCATCATTTCAACAGATTCGCTCCATAAGCATTTGGAGGCCGTCAAATATGACGATTTGGCTAGAGTTGCTCTTAAAAAACAAGACAAGGGTGGAGCCAGATGAAAGAGCTGAAGATGGAGAAGCCTGGTATTTCAAAATCATACGACTACTGGACATTGTAGCAAAAAGGCTACGTGGGCTGCCCTGACGCTGTGAACCCACACAGCTTGCTCCGGCCCATCCATCGTCGGCGAGTGacctgccgcccgccgccgccgccggcaccctcCGGCCATTGCCAATCGCCGTCCTAACCACCAATCGCATTTCCTCCCGCGCACGCGAGCGGGCGCCATGGCTGGGCATCTAAGCAAAAAACCATTTCTCATCCTCCTCCAACCCCGCCGCCTGTCCACCACCGCCGCATCTTCCTCGGCCGCCGCGGGAGAACTCGCCCCCGCGTGCGTCGTCAAGGAGATACCCCACGACGATGACCTCGCGGAGGAGTCGCGCAGCCGCCTCGTGCGCGACACCTGCAAGCTGCTCGAGCTCCGGGGCTCGTGGACCCCGAAGCTGGAGGCGCAGCTCCGGCACCTGCTCCGGGTGCTCTCCCCGCCGCAGGTCCGCGCCGTGCTCCGCGCGCAGGCGCAGACGGACGCCCGCGCCGCGTTCGAGTTCTTCCGCTGGGCCGACCGCCAGTGGCGCTACCGTCACGCAccggaggtgttcgatgaaatgctgaGCCTCCTCAGCCACACCAGGCTCCACGACCCCGCCCGGCGCGTCATGCGCCTCATGATCCGCCGCCGCATGAGGCGCGGGACGCAGCAGTTCGCGCACCTCATGCTCTCGTACAGCCGCGCGGGGAAGCTCCGCTCCGCCATGCGCGTGCTCCAACTCATGCAGAAGGACGGGTGCGCACCTGACATATCGATATGCAATGTGACAGTGAATGTGCTTATTTTTGCCGGGCGCATTGACAAGGCAATAGAGTTTGCTGAGCGGATGCGCCGTGTTGGGGTCGAGCCGGATGTAGTCACATACAATTGCCTTATCAAGGGGTTATGTAGTGTGTGGAGGGTTGTTGAGGCGCTAGAGATGATCGGTGTAATGCTGCAAAATGGGTGCCCACCTGATAAGATTACCTATTATACAGCCATGGGCTTCTTGTGCAAGGAGAAGAGGGTGGCAGAGGTGCGGGGTTTGCTTGGGAGGATGAGGAGTGATGCGGGTCTATTTCCAGATCAGGTCACATATAACATGCTTATCCATGTGCTTGCAAAGCATGGGCATGCAGATGAGGCGTTGGAGTTCTTGAGGGAGTCAGAGGGGAAAAGGTTCCGTGTTGATGAGGTTGGATatagtgcagttgtgcactctttcTGCGTGAATGGGAGGATGGCTGAGGCAAAGGAGATTGTAAGTGAGATGATCTCAAAAGAATGTCACCCTGACGTTGTGACATATAGCGCAGTTGTTGATGGGTTCTGCCGGATCGGGGAAATTGATCAAGCAAGAAAGATGATGAAGCATATGTATAAGAATGGCTGCAAGCCAAACATAGTCACGCATACTGCGCTGTTAAATGGTCTCTGCAAAGCTGGGAAAACTTCAGAGGCTTGGGAATTGCTAAACAACAGTGGAGAGGAATGGTGGACTCCCAGTGATATCACATACAGTGTTGTAATGCATGGGTTTAGAAGAGAAGGGAAACTAAAGGAATCATGTGATGTCGTCGCCCAGATGTTGCAAAAGGGTTTCTTTCCCACTACTGTGGAGATTAACTTACTGATCCATGCGTTATGTAAGGAAGGAAAGCCAGGGGAGGCCAAAGACTTCATGGAGCAGTGCCAAAGCAAAGGTTGTACCATTAATGTTATCAACTTTACTACTGTAATTCATGGATTTTCTCGGCAGGGGGATTTGGAATCAGCACTGTCTTTGTTGGATGACTTGTATCTCAGCAACAGGCATCCAGATGTTGTAACTTATACTGTTGTTGTGAATGCTTTGGGAAAGAAAGGTCGGCTGAAAGAAGCGACAGAGCTTGTGAAGAAAATGCTTAATAGAGGAATTGTCCCTACACTTGTTACATACAGGACAGTGATACATAGGTACTGTGAGAAGGGTACAGTGGAAGAATTACTCGATCTACTGGATAAGATGTTAGCAAGACAAGAGCTTAAGAGTGTATACAATCAGGTCATCGAGAAGCTATGTGCATTAGGTAAAATAAATGAAGCTTACAGTCTCCTCAGCAAGGTACTGAGAACTGCCTCACAGAGAGACGCTCAGACATGCCACATTCTGATGGAGAGTTTTCTTAATAGAGGTCTCGCAGTTCAGTCAAACAATGTGGCGTGCCAGATGTTTCAGAGAAATTTAATTCCTGATATTAAATTGTGTCAAAAAGTTGACAATCAGCTGACCTTAGAGAAACAACAAACTTCTGGAAAGCTTATAGTTAAGTTTTTAGAAAGAGGTCTTCTGAAACAAGAAAAGTAAGCTATTGCTGTCTGACATTTTGATGTATCATGTATTTATTGGCAAGAATGTTTAAGATTTGATCTGATTGTTAGAAACAGATGCATAAATACTGGAAAGCTTACTCACTTTCTTCTACCTAAAACTGACAGATTTTAGTTTTGTGTTCAGTTGGTAACGTTTCATGCTTCATGCTCATACCCCTGCACCTGTCACCAACTTATTCACAACCAGTCAATAGACTGGTAGGTATGGAACCTGAAGGTTAGTTAGCTGCAACTACTGAACAGTACACATGTTCATGCATATATCAGCATCACAAGGGTTTGGTCCATAATGAACTAGACTGAGTGAAACACTTAAGGGGAGGAGACAATGGAGGGAGATGGCGACGCTGCGACGGCGCCGTTGCTGGACTTCATCGATGACCAGTCAGCCGCCTCGGAGGAGCTGCTGCGGCGGGAGCCGGTGCCATTCGACGTGCTGTCGCGGCTGGCATTGTGGGAGGCCGGCAACCTGTGGCGCATCTCATGGGCGTCCATCCTCATCACGCTCTTCAGCTTCACTCTCAGCCTCGTCACGCAGATGTTCGTTGGCCACCTTGGTGAGCTCGAGCTTGCCGGGGCCTCCATCACCAACATCGGCATCCAGGGCCTAGCCTATGGCATCATGGTAACTAGCTGCGCTCGTTCTTGCACTATGTAGTATAGTCCTTTGTGCTGCTTAGAAACGACGTCTTCTCACTTGTATGCGGAATGCAGCTTGGCATGTCGACTGCAGTGCAGACTGTGTGCGGCCAGGCCTACGGTGCGAGGAGGTACAGGGCGATGGGTGTTGTTTGCCAGAGAGCGCTCGTCCTCCAGTTTGTGACGGCCGTCGCCATAGCTTTCTTCTACTGGTACTCTGGCCCATTCCTGCAGCTCATTGGGCAGGCTGAGGACGTGGCTGTGGCAGGGCAGCTGTATGCTCGTGGGCTGGTGCCACAGCTGCTCGCGTTTGCACTCTTCTGCCCGATGCAGAGGTTCCTGCAGGCTCAGAACATCGTCAACCCCGTAGCGTACATGGTGCTTGCTGTGCTGGTCTTCCACATCTTCATCTCATGGCTCGCTGTGTTCGTgctcagctttggccttctcggtGCGGCTCTGACTCTGAGCTTCTCTTGGTGGGTGCTCGTGGCGTTGACCTGGGCGTACATCATCTGGAGCCCAGCTTGTAAGGAGACGTGGACTGGGCTGTCCATGCTTGCTTTCAGAGGCCTCTGGGGATACGCCAAGCTCGCCTTCGCGTCGGCTGTTATGCTAGCGTGAGTAAATTTATCAGCCATTTCTAGTTAACTGTTTGGTAGTTCTTGCTTGTTTATGTCTTGCGTTGTTGTGTTCTTTGTCAGGTTGGAGGTCTGGTACGTGCAAGGATTTGTGCTTCTGACTGGCTTCCTCCCCAACTCAGAGATTGCTCTTGATTCACTCTCTATCTGGTACGCCACTCCATGATTCAGCCCAAGTTTAATGTCTGATCGTATCTTCATATTCACACATAAGACATAACATGCATCGCTATCTCTTTGACTTGTTTCAGCATCAACTACTGGAACTGGGACTTCCAAATCATGCTTGGTTTGAGCTATGCGGCCAGGTCAGTGCAAATGAACGAGACCTACCAGGATGTATACCCATTTTGCCCGTGCTGATCAAACATTTGCATCAATGTATTGTGCAGCATTCGCGTCAGCAACGAGCTTGGCGCTGGCCATCCAAAGGTCGCGAGGTTGTCGGTCATGGTGGTCGTCATGGCGAGCATCGCCTTCAGCATTCTCGCCACGATTGTAGTCATGGCCCTTAGGTACCCGCTGAGCACCCTCTACACAAGTAGCACGACGGTGATCGAGGCCGTCATCGCTCTGATGCCATTGCTGGCCATCAGCATCTTCTTGAATGGGATCCAGCCAATCCTCTCAGGTACACCTGAAATTTTGTCAGAGATCATACAGTACCTAGTTTGCATTGACCAAAGGAACTAAACTCCTGGAATCTCTGCAGGAGTCGCGGTCGGGAGCGGGTGGCAGGTCATAGTTGCCTATGTCAACGTCGGGGCTTACTACATCATTGGGCTGCCGATTGGATGCGTCCTAGGGTTCAAAACAAGCCTGGGAGCAGCTGTAAGCTAATTAGCTTCCCACCCTAATTTCATCTTCAGTTAGTTAACCTCTATCTTGCAACATATTTTTCCAGAGGTCTGATGATCAGTTGCATCTGTTTGTGGTAATTCAGGGGATCTGGTGGGGCTTGATCATAGGGGTCGCGGTCCAGACGGTGGCTCTGATCGTCATCACGGCCAGGACCAACTGGGATAGCGAGGTG
It encodes:
- the LOC119302833 gene encoding pentatricopeptide repeat-containing protein At5g41170, mitochondrial-like, giving the protein MAGHLSKKPFLILLQPRRLSTTAASSSAAAGELAPACVVKEIPHDDDLAEESRSRLVRDTCKLLELRGSWTPKLEAQLRHLLRVLSPPQVRAVLRAQAQTDARAAFEFFRWADRQWRYRHAPEVFDEMLSLLSHTRLHDPARRVMRLMIRRRMRRGTQQFAHLMLSYSRAGKLRSAMRVLQLMQKDGCAPDISICNVTVNVLIFAGRIDKAIEFAERMRRVGVEPDVVTYNCLIKGLCSVWRVVEALEMIGVMLQNGCPPDKITYYTAMGFLCKEKRVAEVRGLLGRMRSDAGLFPDQVTYNMLIHVLAKHGHADEALEFLRESEGKRFRVDEVGYSAVVHSFCVNGRMAEAKEIVSEMISKECHPDVVTYSAVVDGFCRIGEIDQARKMMKHMYKNGCKPNIVTHTALLNGLCKAGKTSEAWELLNNSGEEWWTPSDITYSVVMHGFRREGKLKESCDVVAQMLQKGFFPTTVEINLLIHALCKEGKPGEAKDFMEQCQSKGCTINVINFTTVIHGFSRQGDLESALSLLDDLYLSNRHPDVVTYTVVVNALGKKGRLKEATELVKKMLNRGIVPTLVTYRTVIHRYCEKGTVEELLDLLDKMLARQELKSVYNQVIEKLCALGKINEAYSLLSKVLRTASQRDAQTCHILMESFLNRGLAVQSNNVACQMFQRNLIPDIKLCQKVDNQLTLEKQQTSGKLIVKFLERGLLKQENW
- the LOC119302834 gene encoding protein DETOXIFICATION 41-like isoform X1, translated to MLIPLHLSPTYSQPVNRLVGMEPEGEETMEGDGDAATAPLLDFIDDQSAASEELLRREPVPFDVLSRLALWEAGNLWRISWASILITLFSFTLSLVTQMFVGHLGELELAGASITNIGIQGLAYGIMLGMSTAVQTVCGQAYGARRYRAMGVVCQRALVLQFVTAVAIAFFYWYSGPFLQLIGQAEDVAVAGQLYARGLVPQLLAFALFCPMQRFLQAQNIVNPVAYMVLAVLVFHIFISWLAVFVLSFGLLGAALTLSFSWWVLVALTWAYIIWSPACKETWTGLSMLAFRGLWGYAKLAFASAVMLALEVWYVQGFVLLTGFLPNSEIALDSLSICINYWNWDFQIMLGLSYAASIRVSNELGAGHPKVARLSVMVVVMASIAFSILATIVVMALRYPLSTLYTSSTTVIEAVIALMPLLAISIFLNGIQPILSGVAVGSGWQVIVAYVNVGAYYIIGLPIGCVLGFKTSLGAAGIWWGLIIGVAVQTVALIVITARTNWDSEVEKAIQRLRRTAADEGGVLVVDDDDV
- the LOC119302834 gene encoding protein DETOXIFICATION 41-like isoform X2, which encodes MEGDGDAATAPLLDFIDDQSAASEELLRREPVPFDVLSRLALWEAGNLWRISWASILITLFSFTLSLVTQMFVGHLGELELAGASITNIGIQGLAYGIMLGMSTAVQTVCGQAYGARRYRAMGVVCQRALVLQFVTAVAIAFFYWYSGPFLQLIGQAEDVAVAGQLYARGLVPQLLAFALFCPMQRFLQAQNIVNPVAYMVLAVLVFHIFISWLAVFVLSFGLLGAALTLSFSWWVLVALTWAYIIWSPACKETWTGLSMLAFRGLWGYAKLAFASAVMLALEVWYVQGFVLLTGFLPNSEIALDSLSICINYWNWDFQIMLGLSYAASIRVSNELGAGHPKVARLSVMVVVMASIAFSILATIVVMALRYPLSTLYTSSTTVIEAVIALMPLLAISIFLNGIQPILSGVAVGSGWQVIVAYVNVGAYYIIGLPIGCVLGFKTSLGAAGIWWGLIIGVAVQTVALIVITARTNWDSEVEKAIQRLRRTAADEGGVLVVDDDDV